Proteins found in one Dermacentor silvarum isolate Dsil-2018 chromosome 8, BIME_Dsil_1.4, whole genome shotgun sequence genomic segment:
- the LOC119462368 gene encoding sulfotransferase 1C2A, translated as MTSRPKPFCQVIDGVKRCPLITKERLDDIMKFVPQKGDVLQLSYPKTGTHWIQFTVQTILQGGTAVESYDDFTMVTCLLDYIGLQDWERPSTIPFGLYMSHVLPPLQNFNSEAKYIYVARNPWDCCVSFYHMVKALDIFSFKEGTFDDFFECFIEGDFGYGDYFEHLLYGYGLKNKPNVLFLTYEEMKADTRATVMRIARFLGKRYAEALQENNSGFNQLLGKLTVERTKGILVLNLAGHKNPKVDAKIKERKLIASEGFEGCPTMLPFVRKGEVGGWKSYFNAEQLRRMEEVIVQKTCGSDVMNIWAEMREEARRLFRS; from the coding sequence atgacgtcGCGTCCGAAACCCTTCTGCCAGGTCATTGACGGCGTCAAGCGTTGCCCGTTGATCACAAAGGAACGTCTTGACGACATCATGAAATTTGTGCCTCAGAAAGGGGACGTGCTGCAGCTGTCGTACCCAAAAACAGGCACTCATTGGATCCAGTTCACGGTGCAGACTATCCTACAAGGAGGCACGGCTGTAGAAAGCTACGACGATTTCACGATGGTGACTTGCCTTCTTGACTACATTGGTCTGCAGGATTGGGAACGACCTTCCACGATACCTTTCGGCTTGTACATGTCCCACGTACTCCCTCCACTTCAGAATTTCAATTCAGAAGCCAAGTACATCTACGTGGCTCGGAACCCTTGGGACTGCTGCGTCTCCTTCTACCACATGGTGAAAGCGCTCGACATCTTCTCTTTCAAGGAAGGAACATTCGACGACTTCTTCGAGTGCTTTATTGAAGGGGATTTCGGCTATGGCGATTACTTCGAGCACCTCCTTTATGGATACGGCCTGAAAAATAAGCCTAACGTGCTGTTTCTGACTTACGAAGAAATGAAGGCAGACACTCGAGCCACGGTGATGCGCATAGCTCGCTTCCTCGGAAAGCGCTACGCGGAGGCACTGCAAGAGAATAATTCGGGGTTCAACCAACTGCTCGGGAAGCTAACGGTGGAACGCACGAAGGGGATCTTGGTGCTTAACCTAGCCGGCCATAAGAACCCGAAGGTTGATGCCAAGATCAAGGAGCGTAAACTGATTGCATCTGAAGGTTTCGAAGGATGCCCTACTATGCTGCCTTTTGTGAGAAAGGGTGAAGTAGGGGGCTGGAAGAGCTATTTCAACGCAGAACAGCTGCGTCGCATGGAAGAGGTGATCGTGCAAAAAACTTGTGGTTCGGACGTTATGAATATCTGGGCTGAAATGCGCGAAGAGGCACGACGCCTCTTCAGATCTTAG